In Fimbriimonadales bacterium, the following are encoded in one genomic region:
- a CDS encoding type IV pilus twitching motility protein PilT yields the protein MRFSIDDLLKELVERDASDLHIKAGQPPVLRIHGNLVRMNYPPLTDTEVEELLRSILNEERWAKLESFKELDLSYQVEGLCRFRVNMFWARGTLNGVFRMIPFKIRTIDELGVPQVAKQLAMLPRGLILVTGPTGSGKSTTLAAIVEHINTNRRAHIMTIEDPIEYMHQDKISVINQRELGVDTHSYADALRHVMRQNPDVILVGEMRDLETIQLAITAAETGHLVMSTLHTVDAAQTIDRIVDVFSPDQQAQIRTQLSVTLQAVLSQTLIPTKDGKGRVAAFEVLVATHSIRSLIREGKTHQMYLDIQTGAEYGMQTLDSHLLELLKKGVIDYENALAKSQAPLEFQRRALNLGLAEVAGAGG from the coding sequence ATGCGGTTCTCCATTGACGACTTACTGAAAGAACTCGTCGAACGCGACGCGAGCGACCTACATATCAAAGCAGGGCAACCTCCCGTGCTTCGGATTCATGGCAATCTCGTGCGCATGAATTATCCCCCCCTTACTGATACGGAAGTCGAAGAACTGCTCAGAAGCATCTTGAACGAAGAGCGCTGGGCGAAATTGGAAAGTTTCAAAGAACTCGACCTATCCTATCAAGTGGAGGGGCTTTGTCGTTTTCGTGTGAATATGTTTTGGGCGCGTGGAACACTCAATGGCGTTTTTCGCATGATTCCTTTTAAAATTCGCACGATTGATGAATTGGGTGTTCCACAAGTCGCTAAGCAGTTGGCGATGCTCCCTCGCGGTTTGATTTTGGTAACTGGTCCAACCGGCTCTGGCAAAAGCACCACTCTCGCCGCAATCGTAGAACACATTAACACCAACCGCCGCGCGCATATCATGACCATCGAAGACCCCATCGAATATATGCACCAAGACAAAATCAGTGTAATCAATCAGCGTGAATTAGGGGTTGACACGCATAGTTATGCGGATGCACTTCGACATGTCATGCGACAAAATCCCGATGTGATTTTAGTAGGCGAAATGCGCGATTTGGAAACGATTCAACTCGCAATAACAGCAGCCGAGACCGGACACTTGGTGATGTCTACGCTCCATACAGTAGATGCCGCGCAGACGATCGACCGCATCGTGGATGTGTTTTCTCCCGATCAGCAAGCGCAAATCCGTACGCAACTTTCCGTAACTTTACAAGCCGTCCTCAGCCAAACATTAATTCCTACAAAAGACGGTAAAGGAAGAGTGGCGGCATTCGAAGTGTTGGTAGCGACTCACAGTATCCGAAGCCTTATCCGTGAAGGAAAAACTCACCAAATGTATTTGGACATCCAAACCGGTGCGGAATACGGAATGCAAACTTTAGACAGCCATTTGTTAGAACTTTTGAAAAAAGGCGTAATCGATTACGAAAACGCGTTGGCAAAAAGCCAAGCACCTTTGGAATTTCAAAGACGAGCCTTGAATTTAGGACTTGCGGAGGTCGCCGGTGCCGGGGGGTAG
- a CDS encoding DUF1800 domain-containing protein has protein sequence MDTKEKIAHLLRRFGLGAGKLEVEKYSKYSLDAAIERLIHYEKIEEPFEVSPWEFVVQQDKKTLALDPYKIAAWWAVRMVLTQRPLQHKLALFWHDHFAVSGAKVDFGPMMLQYLETLLQHANGNFRTLLGAISRNPAMMRWLDNDTNVKKNPNENFSRELLELFTLGIGNYTENDVKEVARAFTGWFIFYTVSPGFAQSIEEQVREAVLQGRSITHFAVNPEAHDNDEKTILGKKANFDGGQVLDILAEHPKTANNITRKLWEWFAYPNPEKHVQEKLERAYFDGKYEIKKVLEAIVETDEFWSSKCVRTKIKSPVDFSIALLRQVDISPLMSFLRKPDATPFTPPNPILVAVGHLLIFSMQIQGMLLLYPPDVGGWEWGHAWIESGAMMERIRTAEHFFGDENDPRLSEFIAGRIKEANPSDVESAVRAILDYYDAALPEDKIRTLVKAAEKAGGLEALSNPKSASKLFRSVCRLLFAAPEFHFV, from the coding sequence ATGGACACGAAAGAAAAAATTGCGCATCTGCTTCGCCGCTTTGGATTAGGGGCAGGCAAACTCGAAGTCGAAAAATATAGCAAATACAGTTTGGATGCTGCGATCGAGCGCCTGATTCATTACGAAAAAATAGAAGAACCCTTCGAAGTGAGCCCATGGGAATTCGTCGTACAGCAAGACAAAAAGACTTTAGCGCTCGACCCTTATAAGATTGCCGCCTGGTGGGCTGTGAGAATGGTTCTCACGCAAAGACCTTTACAGCATAAACTCGCTCTTTTTTGGCACGACCATTTCGCCGTAAGCGGTGCGAAGGTGGATTTCGGACCGATGATGCTGCAGTATCTGGAAACGCTTCTTCAGCACGCGAATGGAAATTTTCGCACGTTGTTAGGAGCAATCAGTCGTAATCCTGCGATGATGCGTTGGCTCGATAACGATACGAATGTCAAAAAAAATCCGAATGAAAATTTTTCGCGTGAACTTTTGGAATTGTTTACTTTGGGAATAGGAAATTACACAGAAAATGACGTGAAAGAAGTAGCGCGCGCATTTACGGGATGGTTTATTTTCTATACGGTGTCTCCTGGCTTCGCACAATCCATCGAGGAACAAGTGCGCGAAGCGGTTTTGCAAGGGCGTTCGATTACGCATTTCGCCGTGAATCCCGAAGCGCATGACAACGATGAAAAAACGATTTTGGGGAAAAAAGCAAATTTCGACGGGGGGCAAGTTCTCGATATTTTGGCGGAACATCCGAAAACAGCAAACAACATCACGCGTAAATTGTGGGAATGGTTTGCCTATCCTAATCCGGAGAAACATGTTCAAGAAAAATTGGAACGCGCGTATTTCGATGGAAAATACGAGATTAAGAAGGTACTCGAGGCGATTGTCGAGACGGACGAGTTTTGGAGTTCGAAGTGCGTGCGGACGAAAATAAAGAGCCCTGTAGATTTCAGCATCGCACTGCTTCGACAAGTAGACATCTCGCCTCTCATGTCGTTTTTGCGAAAACCCGATGCGACTCCGTTCACCCCCCCGAATCCGATTTTGGTCGCTGTGGGTCACCTGTTGATTTTTTCGATGCAAATCCAAGGAATGCTACTGCTGTATCCACCCGACGTAGGAGGATGGGAGTGGGGACATGCGTGGATTGAATCGGGTGCGATGATGGAGCGCATTCGCACAGCGGAGCACTTTTTCGGAGACGAAAACGACCCTCGCCTTTCCGAATTTATTGCAGGAAGAATCAAAGAGGCGAACCCGAGCGATGTAGAAAGCGCCGTGAGAGCGATTTTAGACTATTACGACGCTGCGCTTCCTGAAGATAAAATTCGCACTCTCGTAAAAGCAGCGGAGAAAGCGGGGGGGCTCGAAGCGCTTTCTAATCCTAAATCCGCATCGAAACTATTCCGTAGCGTATGTCGTCTGTTGTTCGCCGCACCGGAGTTCCATTTTGTGTGA
- a CDS encoding type IV pilus twitching motility protein PilT gives MAKVAEATLHELLMIAFDENASDLYVKAGSVPKIRQHAVVKPLPGDWDEITEEEAQRLVTSVMSPKQLHKFEETLEMDLAFSVEKKMRIRANLYFQRGTMAGAFRLIPLQILSIEQLGLPPVLNEIAKHRQGLVLFTGPTGCGKSTSLAAVIDLLNRTRACHIVTIEDPIEFVHEDKMAHVSQREIHIDTLDFFSAIRAALREAPDVILVGEMRDPETFNVALQAGETGHLVFSTVHTPSASETLDRIVNMFPPHEKNHLCMRLSSTLRAVISQKLVPRADGAGRVCACEVMICTPTVSKMIEDGHFGELYHAISEGHFWGMQTMNQSLMKYVKAGVITEETALNYAGIVSELRQMLRR, from the coding sequence ATGGCAAAAGTCGCAGAAGCCACTTTGCACGAATTGTTGATGATAGCGTTCGACGAGAACGCTTCCGACCTTTATGTCAAGGCGGGTTCAGTGCCGAAAATCCGCCAGCACGCTGTCGTAAAGCCCCTACCAGGAGATTGGGACGAAATTACAGAGGAAGAGGCCCAACGCTTGGTTACGAGCGTAATGTCTCCTAAACAACTTCACAAGTTCGAAGAGACATTGGAGATGGACTTGGCATTCAGTGTCGAGAAAAAAATGCGCATTCGCGCAAACCTTTATTTCCAACGAGGAACGATGGCAGGGGCATTTCGATTGATTCCTTTGCAGATTCTCTCCATCGAGCAACTCGGGCTTCCCCCTGTTCTTAATGAGATTGCGAAACATCGCCAAGGGTTGGTTCTTTTCACAGGACCAACGGGTTGTGGGAAGAGCACTTCACTCGCTGCGGTCATCGACCTGCTCAACCGCACACGGGCTTGCCATATCGTTACGATCGAAGACCCTATCGAGTTCGTGCATGAAGACAAAATGGCGCATGTAAGCCAGCGTGAAATCCACATAGACACGCTGGACTTCTTTTCTGCGATTCGTGCTGCGTTGCGCGAAGCCCCTGACGTTATCCTTGTAGGCGAAATGCGCGACCCTGAAACTTTTAACGTTGCTCTTCAGGCAGGCGAAACGGGACACCTAGTTTTTTCGACCGTGCATACGCCAAGCGCATCAGAAACTCTCGACCGAATCGTAAACATGTTTCCTCCTCACGAGAAAAATCACTTATGCATGCGTCTATCCTCGACACTTCGAGCAGTAATATCGCAGAAGTTAGTTCCGCGAGCGGATGGCGCGGGACGTGTTTGTGCATGTGAAGTGATGATTTGCACTCCGACCGTTTCGAAAATGATAGAAGACGGGCATTTCGGAGAACTTTATCATGCCATTAGCGAAGGGCATTTCTGGGGAATGCAAACGATGAACCAAAGCCTCATGAAATACGTCAAAGCAGGAGTGATTACAGAGGAGACAGCATTAAACTATGCCGGCATCGTGTCGGAATTACGGCAGATGCTACGTCGCTAA
- the purS gene encoding phosphoribosylformylglycinamidine synthase subunit PurS, translating to MKKYRVLVTLKPGLLDPAGRAVGESLRSLGFTQLQDVRIGKVIELSLSDGSVGEVEEMARKVLVNPVIEEFQIEEVS from the coding sequence ATGAAAAAATACCGCGTTTTGGTCACTCTTAAACCGGGGCTTTTGGACCCGGCGGGGAGAGCGGTCGGGGAATCCCTACGTTCTTTAGGCTTCACTCAGTTACAAGACGTCCGAATCGGCAAAGTGATAGAACTTTCTTTGTCGGACGGCAGCGTTGGTGAAGTCGAAGAGATGGCGAGAAAAGTGCTGGTGAATCCCGTTATCGAAGAGTTCCAAATCGAGGAGGTTTCGTGA
- a CDS encoding AAA family ATPase produces MAITKLCVHNFKSFADLELDMERPITVLIGANASGKSNVLSAFQFLRDIRRFGLRDAISIQGGIEFLRNIHLASTEDFSMRVTAKPNKPQTRVRMRTRSVHATYHTLEYEFVISFHGYRSGYKIIKDSISAHCDFILRSGEMYKGILEISRFDNKVKTNLTPAPELEQHTDALRYIRNYLLETLYIPFPRKSLLLESFIPNFFFGPDFDAFFDQLKSFDFDPKKSKKASHVVGRATLNEDGSNLSVILHRIFSSRREKAKFSKYLSYLLPFVKGLRVSSFPDKSLLLVMKEKYYENRFLPGFALSDGTLSAVCLITALFFDESSTLLIEEPDRNIHPSLIGKLHKLFQEASEFKQILITTHNPLSLRQVELRDIRLISRDANGLSRISRPSENEEVKEFLKNDIGIDEIFVNNLFQDE; encoded by the coding sequence TTGGCAATAACAAAATTATGCGTCCATAACTTCAAGTCTTTCGCAGACCTTGAACTGGACATGGAACGACCAATAACAGTTCTCATTGGTGCAAACGCATCTGGAAAAAGCAACGTACTGAGTGCATTTCAATTTCTCCGAGATATAAGACGCTTTGGCTTACGCGACGCTATATCAATTCAAGGAGGTATCGAGTTCTTGCGAAATATCCATCTTGCTTCAACCGAAGACTTTAGTATGCGAGTAACCGCCAAACCGAACAAACCACAAACAAGGGTGAGGATGAGAACTAGATCGGTACACGCTACCTATCATACGCTGGAGTATGAATTCGTCATTAGCTTTCATGGATACCGTAGTGGGTACAAGATAATTAAAGATTCGATTTCTGCACACTGCGACTTTATACTTAGGTCAGGAGAAATGTATAAAGGAATACTTGAAATTTCAAGATTCGATAATAAGGTTAAAACGAACCTAACACCAGCACCTGAGCTTGAACAGCATACCGATGCTCTAAGATACATCCGAAATTATTTACTTGAAACATTGTACATACCTTTCCCAAGAAAATCACTGTTATTGGAAAGTTTCATACCAAATTTTTTCTTTGGCCCAGATTTTGATGCTTTTTTTGATCAGCTCAAATCCTTTGATTTCGATCCCAAGAAATCAAAGAAAGCATCACATGTCGTAGGTCGTGCAACCCTAAATGAAGATGGTAGCAATCTTTCGGTGATACTTCATAGAATTTTCTCTTCCCGAAGAGAAAAGGCAAAATTCTCAAAGTATTTGTCATATTTATTGCCCTTTGTAAAAGGCTTAAGAGTGTCTTCTTTCCCGGATAAATCTTTATTACTAGTAATGAAAGAAAAATACTATGAAAATCGCTTCCTTCCAGGTTTCGCGTTATCGGATGGGACTTTAAGCGCTGTCTGTCTAATTACAGCACTTTTTTTTGATGAATCATCAACACTCCTAATTGAAGAACCAGACAGAAATATTCATCCATCATTGATTGGAAAGTTGCATAAATTGTTTCAGGAGGCATCAGAGTTTAAGCAGATACTAATTACTACTCATAACCCATTATCATTACGACAAGTTGAATTGCGCGATATTCGCCTTATTAGTCGTGATGCTAATGGTTTATCGCGAATTTCAAGACCTTCTGAGAATGAAGAAGTTAAAGAGTTTCTAAAAAACGACATTGGGATAGATGAGATTTTCGTAAACAATTTATTTCAAGATGAATGA
- a CDS encoding type IV pilus twitching motility protein PilT, with protein sequence MPGGRIDDLLHRTVALGGSDLHIKAGSKPYVRVHGDLICLEDEEPFTPDSSKAEIFSLLAESQRRKFEKDLELDFAYEIPGFARFRGNVYRQRGCVQAAFRVIPSKIQTFEELGVPRVVESFCERPRGFVLMTGPAGSGKSTTQAACIDYINHKFASHIVTVEDPIEFIHTEDKALIRQREIENDTLSFANALKYVLRQDPDVILVGEMRDLETIHLAITAAETGQLVFGTLHTADAVQTIDRIIDVFPIHQQQQIRMQLSVNLVGVISQTLVRRADGQGRVAAFEVLTGVGAVRNLIRENKTYQIYSILQTGTRMGMMTLDQSLANLVKKKVVTYDDALAKAKDRSEFERIVNMK encoded by the coding sequence GTGCCGGGGGGTAGGATTGACGATCTACTGCATCGTACGGTTGCGCTCGGAGGTTCGGATTTGCACATCAAAGCCGGATCGAAACCCTACGTTCGCGTACATGGTGATCTTATTTGTTTAGAGGATGAAGAGCCGTTTACCCCAGACTCATCGAAAGCAGAGATCTTCTCACTGCTTGCAGAATCGCAAAGAAGAAAGTTCGAAAAAGATTTAGAATTGGACTTCGCTTACGAAATTCCTGGTTTCGCACGCTTTCGCGGGAATGTCTATCGGCAAAGAGGATGCGTGCAAGCGGCATTTCGTGTGATTCCCAGCAAAATTCAAACGTTCGAGGAGTTAGGTGTTCCACGAGTCGTCGAATCTTTTTGCGAACGACCGCGCGGTTTCGTTTTAATGACGGGACCCGCAGGAAGTGGAAAGTCTACGACGCAAGCTGCGTGCATTGATTATATCAATCACAAGTTTGCCAGTCACATTGTAACGGTGGAAGACCCGATCGAATTCATTCACACAGAAGATAAAGCGCTTATTCGACAGCGCGAAATCGAAAACGATACGTTGAGTTTCGCCAATGCACTGAAATACGTTTTACGACAAGATCCCGACGTGATATTGGTCGGTGAGATGCGCGATTTGGAAACCATTCACCTCGCAATTACTGCCGCAGAAACGGGCCAATTAGTTTTCGGAACGCTTCACACTGCGGACGCAGTGCAGACCATAGATAGAATCATAGACGTTTTTCCCATTCATCAACAGCAGCAGATAAGAATGCAATTGTCCGTGAATTTAGTAGGTGTGATTTCCCAGACTTTGGTTCGTCGAGCGGACGGGCAGGGAAGAGTTGCGGCTTTCGAAGTTTTAACAGGTGTCGGTGCGGTTAGGAATTTGATTCGAGAAAATAAAACGTATCAGATTTATTCGATACTTCAAACGGGCACCCGAATGGGAATGATGACGTTGGACCAATCGTTGGCAAATCTCGTCAAGAAAAAAGTCGTTACTTATGACGATGCTCTCGCAAAAGCGAAAGATAGATCGGAATTCGAGAGAATCGTAAACATGAAGTGA
- a CDS encoding homogentisate 1,2-dioxygenase produces the protein MPRYVQLGKVPKKRHIQFRKSDGGLYYEQVMGVHGFSGIESILYHINLPTRVTKWEPKGNVAPVFLEHEPLHHRHLKTRMLKPCGDPITGRIPLMGNEDAIWQQAVVADQMDYFYKNADGDELIFMHDGSGVLESMFGNIAYGPGDYLVIPRGTIYRIEMKEVPQRMIVIQASSHIEIPKRYRNEYGQLLEHAPYCERDIRPPSELVTHDEKGTYKVLVRARGELTEYTYDYHPFDVVGWDGYVYPWAFNINDFQPIVGTVHMPPPTHQTFQANNFVVCSFCPRPLDFHPEAVPVPYVHSNVDSDEVLYYVNGNFGSRRGIEEGSITLHPLGIPHGPQPGVTEASLGAKRTEELAVMMDTFRPLKLTREALQIEDETYWKSWRLDL, from the coding sequence ATGCCAAGGTATGTTCAACTGGGAAAAGTCCCTAAGAAAAGGCACATCCAATTCCGTAAGTCCGATGGCGGTCTCTATTACGAACAGGTGATGGGTGTGCACGGATTTAGCGGTATCGAAAGCATCCTTTATCACATCAATTTGCCGACGCGAGTGACGAAGTGGGAACCGAAAGGGAACGTCGCCCCAGTGTTTTTAGAGCATGAACCGCTTCATCACAGGCATTTAAAGACGCGAATGCTAAAACCTTGCGGCGACCCTATCACTGGGCGCATCCCGCTTATGGGAAACGAAGATGCGATTTGGCAACAGGCAGTGGTAGCGGACCAAATGGATTATTTTTATAAAAACGCAGATGGGGACGAACTTATTTTTATGCATGACGGAAGCGGCGTTTTGGAATCCATGTTCGGGAACATCGCGTACGGACCTGGGGATTACCTCGTCATTCCTCGCGGGACGATCTATCGCATCGAAATGAAAGAGGTTCCGCAAAGAATGATAGTGATCCAAGCATCGTCCCACATCGAAATTCCCAAACGGTATCGCAACGAATACGGTCAATTATTGGAACATGCGCCGTATTGCGAAAGAGACATCCGCCCCCCCTCTGAACTCGTTACACATGACGAAAAGGGGACTTACAAAGTATTGGTGCGTGCACGTGGAGAATTGACCGAATACACTTACGACTATCATCCCTTCGATGTCGTAGGGTGGGACGGTTATGTGTACCCGTGGGCATTCAACATTAACGACTTTCAGCCCATCGTCGGCACGGTTCATATGCCCCCCCCGACGCACCAAACGTTCCAAGCCAATAACTTCGTCGTTTGCTCGTTTTGCCCGAGACCATTAGATTTTCATCCCGAAGCAGTTCCAGTACCCTATGTCCATTCGAATGTAGACAGTGACGAGGTTTTGTATTACGTGAATGGAAACTTCGGTTCACGAAGAGGAATCGAGGAAGGCAGCATTACGCTGCATCCTCTCGGAATTCCGCACGGTCCACAACCAGGCGTTACGGAAGCGAGTCTCGGTGCGAAACGAACCGAGGAACTCGCTGTAATGATGGATACGTTTCGCCCTCTGAAATTGACGCGTGAGGCGCTTCAAATCGAGGACGAAACGTATTGGAAGAGTTGGAGACTCGATTTATGA
- a CDS encoding Mu-like prophage major head subunit gpT family protein codes for MAITKSDIPSLLLPGLKTEFDLAYRQRVDNGIALQLATLITTTIPSQKYAWLGNTPVMREFLDERRPTGLNEYNYTIEDKTFEASIAVDRKAIEDDQYDLIRLRIRDLAERVAEHQHKIVVEALANGFTALGYDGVSFFNSAHTTSPGSTYSNRTNVALDATSLANAINNMMLVPDERGEPLGIVPDTLLVGPKLQWTASELVESPVVVYKGNTTDTSPSTPYKNVFEGKLRLIVSPYLRGTFDDYWFVLDTTRAVRAIILQQRSDVPVEFSALDNSGQSDSSWWHDRFYYGVRARYNVGYGLWQTAYGSIL; via the coding sequence TTGGCAATTACGAAAAGTGATATTCCCAGTCTTTTACTGCCCGGTCTGAAAACTGAATTCGATTTAGCGTATCGTCAGCGTGTAGACAACGGTATTGCTTTGCAATTGGCAACGTTGATTACGACGACGATTCCCTCTCAGAAATACGCATGGTTAGGCAACACACCTGTGATGCGCGAGTTTCTCGACGAGCGAAGACCTACGGGTTTGAATGAATACAACTACACCATCGAAGACAAAACGTTCGAAGCGAGCATCGCGGTGGACCGTAAAGCTATCGAAGACGATCAATACGATTTGATTCGTTTGCGCATACGCGATTTGGCGGAAAGAGTGGCAGAACATCAGCACAAAATCGTGGTCGAAGCGTTGGCGAACGGTTTCACTGCACTCGGTTACGATGGTGTTTCTTTTTTCAATTCAGCACACACGACATCGCCCGGTTCTACGTATAGCAATCGAACGAATGTCGCGTTGGATGCAACGAGTCTTGCAAATGCAATCAATAACATGATGCTCGTTCCCGACGAGAGAGGAGAACCGCTTGGAATCGTACCGGACACCCTTTTGGTTGGACCGAAATTGCAATGGACTGCATCGGAGTTAGTGGAAAGTCCCGTCGTGGTTTACAAGGGAAACACTACGGACACGTCTCCGAGTACGCCTTACAAAAACGTGTTCGAAGGGAAACTGCGATTGATTGTTTCACCCTATCTGCGCGGGACTTTCGACGATTATTGGTTCGTGTTGGATACGACTCGCGCAGTGCGCGCAATCATTTTACAGCAACGAAGCGATGTTCCCGTCGAATTCAGCGCGTTGGACAATTCCGGACAAAGCGATTCCTCGTGGTGGCACGATCGTTTTTACTATGGCGTTCGTGCGAGATACAACGTAGGATACGGTCTTTGGCAAACGGCGTACGGTTCGATTCTATAA
- a CDS encoding RNA polymerase sigma factor, whose protein sequence is MTNPIALTESELVLLAKRGSKEAFDRLVGRCTPALQSFARRFLRNPDEAADAVQVTWVKAHRSLAEFDTSRPFRPWLYRICANVCRDIARRTHKEESLDDVSYKMESPCHLEEGLEANEVKRTILRAILKLPKKYRKIFALRHYGQMEVGEIAQKLGTPEGTIKSWLFRARALLRKELAEVMA, encoded by the coding sequence ATGACAAATCCGATCGCACTTACCGAATCCGAACTCGTTCTTTTGGCTAAACGCGGTTCGAAAGAGGCTTTCGATAGGCTCGTGGGAAGATGCACCCCTGCGCTTCAGTCTTTCGCAAGGCGGTTTCTGAGAAATCCCGATGAGGCGGCTGACGCCGTTCAGGTCACGTGGGTCAAAGCGCATCGTTCCCTCGCAGAATTCGACACTTCCCGTCCTTTCCGTCCTTGGCTGTATCGGATTTGCGCCAATGTTTGCAGGGACATCGCTCGTCGCACTCACAAAGAAGAATCCCTGGATGACGTGTCTTATAAAATGGAAAGCCCTTGTCATCTCGAAGAAGGCTTAGAAGCGAACGAGGTGAAAAGGACGATCCTCCGAGCGATTCTCAAACTTCCGAAAAAATATCGAAAAATCTTCGCACTTCGACATTACGGCCAAATGGAAGTGGGTGAGATAGCGCAAAAACTCGGCACCCCCGAAGGCACGATTAAGAGTTGGCTCTTCAGAGCGAGGGCTTTGTTAAGAAAAGAGTTGGCAGAAGTAATGGCGTAA
- the purQ gene encoding phosphoribosylformylglycinamidine synthase I, whose amino-acid sequence MRVAIIQTPGSNCDQDAYHALNDDLNVKADYVWFTTKSLEGYDAVLLPGGFTYGDYLRGGALAALAPVIEEVKRFAEEGKPVIGICNGFQILTEAHILPGALVRNASRRFICKDVYIKPVNKNSFWTKGIEGVIKLPIAHNEGRYVADEETIAKLEREGRIAFVYCNKEGEVTEEANPNGSIHSIAGILNEKGNVLGIMPHPDRACNYLLGSEGGKKILEKLAR is encoded by the coding sequence GTGAGAGTCGCTATTATTCAGACTCCGGGAAGCAATTGCGATCAGGACGCCTATCATGCGCTCAACGACGATTTGAACGTGAAGGCAGATTATGTTTGGTTCACGACGAAATCTTTAGAAGGCTACGACGCCGTTTTGTTGCCAGGTGGATTTACCTACGGAGATTATTTGAGGGGGGGCGCATTAGCAGCGCTCGCACCGGTGATCGAAGAAGTAAAGCGTTTCGCCGAAGAAGGTAAGCCGGTAATCGGGATTTGTAACGGTTTTCAGATATTGACAGAAGCGCATATTCTTCCGGGAGCGTTAGTTCGGAACGCTTCGCGTCGTTTTATCTGTAAGGATGTATATATCAAACCGGTGAACAAGAATTCTTTTTGGACTAAAGGAATAGAAGGAGTCATAAAGTTGCCGATTGCTCATAACGAAGGTCGTTATGTGGCGGATGAAGAGACCATTGCGAAACTCGAGCGCGAAGGAAGGATTGCGTTCGTGTATTGCAATAAAGAAGGTGAAGTAACCGAGGAGGCGAATCCGAACGGTTCGATACACTCTATCGCAGGGATTTTGAACGAAAAGGGAAATGTTCTCGGTATAATGCCTCATCCAGATCGAGCTTGTAATTACCTTCTCGGCAGCGAGGGGGGGAAAAAGATTTTAGAAAAACTCGCTCGCTAA
- a CDS encoding matrixin family metalloprotease, whose protein sequence is MKYRNRGAAMILTATLLLFGSISYSETSLPRLIDKPLAEYYQQALSAHYSGEPHKALAMLELLLIPPGTEVHADYSPLPAEVRNEFKKGVERGFEMWREVLGNDFPFRLTNNPKAKVKIQFLEKVSPEQDNCKGEIRSKRRIQWNKEVHYVEFTADVLVAKYSTKNHWMASGEVAQIIAHELGHAMGLGHPKGIGMVMGPVILGDPITQVQPLEAESVIAFRRIVRGTVDRISAQASSSQRALITVIER, encoded by the coding sequence ATGAAATACAGAAACAGAGGGGCAGCGATGATTCTTACGGCTACACTGTTACTTTTCGGGAGCATTTCCTATTCCGAGACCTCCCTACCGAGGTTGATTGATAAACCCCTCGCCGAGTATTACCAGCAAGCCCTCTCCGCGCATTATTCGGGAGAACCCCATAAAGCCCTCGCCATGCTCGAGTTGTTATTAATTCCGCCTGGAACAGAGGTCCACGCTGATTACAGTCCTCTCCCAGCAGAGGTTCGAAACGAGTTCAAAAAAGGTGTCGAGCGCGGCTTCGAGATGTGGAGAGAAGTCCTCGGAAACGATTTCCCGTTCCGCCTCACGAATAACCCAAAGGCGAAAGTAAAAATACAGTTCCTGGAAAAAGTGAGTCCTGAGCAAGACAACTGCAAAGGGGAAATCCGCTCGAAAAGGCGCATCCAATGGAACAAAGAAGTCCATTACGTGGAATTCACTGCTGATGTCCTCGTAGCAAAATACTCCACCAAAAATCACTGGATGGCTAGCGGAGAAGTGGCACAAATAATAGCCCATGAACTCGGTCATGCCATGGGGCTAGGGCATCCTAAGGGTATCGGTATGGTGATGGGTCCTGTGATCTTAGGCGACCCGATTACCCAAGTCCAGCCCCTCGAAGCCGAAAGTGTCATAGCATTCCGCCGAATTGTTCGCGGCACGGTGGACAGAATCAGCGCACAGGCTTCGAGTTCCCAACGCGCTTTGATAACTGTCATCGAGCGGTAG